Part of the Triticum urartu cultivar G1812 chromosome 2, Tu2.1, whole genome shotgun sequence genome, AATCATTCTCCATCTTCTGAAGAATGCCAGCAATGCCGGCACCAGCCAACCGCCCACCTCTCTTGACGATGCAATCGGAAACTTCTACGATAACCCTTCGTGCCGCTACAGAAGATTGGTTGACCTGCAACCATGGTTATGGACAAAATTGCACGCTCAAGTACTGGCTGTCTTAGTTGGCCATATATGACTGAATAAGTTTAGGAACTTACCCCGATGATATCGCGCAAAATTGATTCAACTTCTCCAAGATCGTCGGAGTTATCTTGTTGCATAGCACACAAATGCGGTGTTCTACAATCGTGTTTGCGGTTCAGCTTAGAACGGCACAAAATTGTGAAACGAAAAGGATAATGTGGACTCTAGAAGCTACAACGTGGAATAACTTGCCTTAGAACAAATGGCTCAGTTAGTTTGTCAGCGAACGAGTGACCGAACAGATCAGACTCTTGAGCCATCCTGGCCAGCACCCTCCGAACAATTTCTCCAAGGTACATCCCGGAAATCGTCTTCTCAAATATCTGCATGTATTGCAAGCTTACCATGCCATCAAAATAAACACATGAACGGATAGGCGAGCAAACCAGAGGTGTTTTACCTGTTCACCAGGATTTATGCTCTCAGCATCCATGTCCCTGTCAAATTCAGTTAGTGGAAGACCATCTGAAAAGGCTCCCCACTCAGTGTTGATAATCTGCATTTTACAAACTTTAACCAACTCAGTGTGCTGGCATTTATTCTCTTATTTCAAGCAATGAAATATTTCACTGAAATTTTATGGCTATGTGGATCGATTGGTGcctccttttccaaaaaggaAAGACTTCATTTGCTCCACTCACCCTTTTTTTTAGGCAAAGCAACGTTGGAATGGCATGCATCGAATGTCAGTTCAGTACGGAGTAAATAAAAGATCTGATCTTGTTGCAGCATACCGTGTTTCCTGTTCCAAGCCCGAGGTGTTGGAGCTTTGGGATGGACTCTGTTCGCTCAATGTAGCAAGCATTTGTGCCAGTTCCCAAAATAACCGCAACCATCACATCCTCGTCCCAATAGTGCGCTCCAGCTAACGCTCCAACGGTATCATTTACCTGTTAAGTGTGATTCACTTGCTTCAAACCATATCATATACCTTTTGATGTGAAATGATGTTGTTTCAGACGCATTTCAGCCCGTGCCAAAGCAGAGCACAAGCAAAAAAGCAGAGTTCAGTATCCACTATGGTAATTGGGTATCCCATTTGCTTTGCTAACCATGAAGTTTGCTGTCGCTATGTGCATTTTCCGATACAGAATCCGGAAGGCAATGAAGCTCTTCCCCTTATCTAAAAGTAATAGTACGAGTTTTGATGGTTGCTTACCAGAGCAGATACACTCATGTCAAGCCCCTGTCTTTCCATGGCGGCATTCAGACAGGCAACCACATCCTTCCCGGCCTGTGAAGACCAACATATTGCTTTATTGTTAGCATGAATTCAACTGAAAAAAGAAACTAACATGCTGATCCATAAGCTATGTCCAGTGGGAAAAAATATTCTTGGTTCAAGCAGGGAACTTTTGGTCTTGCAACTCTTGGTACTAGAAATAACTAAGTACAACACACAAAAATGAGAAAATTGTATTCGGGAAAAGAAAATCTTACAGTCCCAGAGACAGCAAAACCCTTGGTCCACTTGATCAGAATGCCAGAGTCAATGGAAGTCTGCTTCACCGGGAAGGAGAACGTAAAGCCTATCTCCCTTTTCCAGCCCTCCTGAAGATGAAAATTACCACCCTCCTTCGCTACAAAATTCGATAGGCGGGCCGCAATAAAATCGAACAGCTCCTGTTCAATAGCGACAATCGCAGCGTCAAACATCAAACGTGCTCCGTCCATATGCAATTATATGCTAATTCTGTAATCACTGTAAAACCTATTTTTCTTTCTGAAAACAGAGCCAATTAGcttataagaaaacaaatcaatGAACCGGCTACCTCGGTTGTACCATGCATGATTTCCTTTGGGATCGACACTTGCTCGGACTCGGTGTCGATGACGCGCCCATCTTTTCCCCCCAGCTGCACCCTCAGCACTCTGAAGTTGGTGCCTCCCAGATCCAGAGCATAGAACAGCCCTGTTTCACTCCTTCAGCACAACAGCGGTGATGCAGAAATCATTTCATGTACCGAACTGAATTAACTGACATTCATAACCAGATCAAATCTAGTGGCTCACGACACTCACTAAGTCCAATTTACAAAAACTAATTGGTGGACTGAATTGACTGAAGAACTCATCAGTTTACTGTACCAACCACAGTAACTGAAAGTCAAATGAGGATCAGTTACCCGGTGGGGAGCGAGTAGACATAGCTGGGGATCATCTTGAGCTCGCCGGCGCCGTCCACGGCGAGCCCGGCGCGCATGCCGGCGGCCATGGCGCCCGCCACGTGCCGCAGCAGGGGGAGCGGCGTCGCGCACTGCAGCCTCAGGTCGTCCAGGATGGGCGCGGCCGCGGCCGCAGCCACCTTGGAGCACCGGAGCGTGACGGCGCCGGCGCGCCCCTTCCGGCGGTGCTGCGCGGCGGGGGCGGCCCGGTACGGCGAGCCGACGGCGGCGGACATGTCGAGGCTGGCGGGGGGATGCTGGGAGTGATCTGTGCGGCGAATGATGGGATGGAATCGAGGAAGGTGGCAGGAAAAAAGCTCTCTTGTTGCCTTTTTTAAGCAGAGATAAAAATTGCTTCTTTGCGCGCTCCGCTCCTATTTGTCATCGAACAAGTAAAATCATTTTTTATAGACACGTCAGCTTTTCTACAGTTTTGCCGCGTCAGCATCTGGCATATTGCAGTTATTTTTTTGAATTGTCTGGATTGCTTACCATCTGGCATCTTGCAGTTCATAGTACTTTCTCGGTCTGGATTtttttttagttgttgattgtttttgaGATAGCTAACCGCTTAGTCCAAGCGGTCTCGGTCTGGAATTAGTTGACATTCAAACGGATGTATGTATCTAGACGGAGGAGTTTTATATAATTATGAGCTGAGAGACAGATAAACATATCATATTTTAGAAACATCGAGTATAGCTGGGTTTTAGCATTTGTCGAAAACAATGAAATTTTAGCTTCGTATAGAAGATTGAATTTTTCATTGAATTTCTTCAAATTAATCTTTTTTCTTAAATACATTTCCATGCTTTTCCATTTTGTAGATTTTATTCATATTTTATATTTTAGAATTTTGTGTGTTTACTGGTATGCCACATGTGTGAAACCGCTTTCTCTAGGACATATACCAAATATATACTGCTTTGACAGGTCTAAAGTACTTAAATTTAATTATGTTCACTAAATTATTACCCAAAAAATCATTTTAGTTTTCTTGATTTTCTCTGGTTTTTTCTAAAAAATCATTTTAGTGTCCGTAGATGCACATTCGTCTCGCCAAAGTCGCGAGAAAGAAACCAAATTTGGAGGTCAAATTAAGTAGTGGTGGTGTTTGTTTCTCatctctctttttttttttgaaaatcaGGGGCCTCCTCCCGGCTCCAATTTCATTCAAGAAAGAGAAGCCAACCGAGTACCACAACATCCAACGACTAAAAGACACCGAAACTAAAAACAGGTGGAAAACAGCTCGCTGCAAACCTTGTTTTTTATCTTATAAAATCATTTTTGGCATGCTATTTTTTTAAATACTGCTGTTTTTTTCTTCATATTTATGCATGTAGCTGAAACGTCTCATTTGGTCTCATGGAAAGCAACGACCAACTGTAAAAGGTGTGGAACCCATCCCAAGTGGCCATGTGATTGTGCACGAGATCGACGACAGGTCGGGCCAGTCTTTCCAGTTCTCTTCCTCACCCAAACGAAAGCTCAACGAGTATCCAGTATCTGGTGCACCGGGGCAATTTATGCTACCGGTGCACCGGTCGCCAGTTACATATTAAAAAATGCTCAAAAAATTCCGAAAAAAAACTAGTGCAttgacacaacatgaatgtatgttGTCACAAAAATTTAGATAAATATTCAAAACATTGCTCGAGATACATAAATAACAAATTTGACACTGAATAGTACGTAACACAAGTTGGGCTTCAGTTTTGGCCCACTAGCACATTGACGtcaaatttgtcatttttgtatctTGATCATTGTTTTGAATTTTGATTTGATTTTTTGTGACAACATACATCGATGTTGTATCGATACACTAAATTTTTTCCAGatttttttgaacattttttagtGTGCAACGGGCTCCGGTGCACCGGTAGCACCAATTACCTTGGTGCACCAGATACGTTCCCCGAGTATCCAAGCCTCGTGTCAGTAGTAACATTTTTGAGGTAATATGACCAGAAGTCATCTTACCCTAAATGTTCAGTTTGATACTATAACTTTAAAAATACGAATTTATGGTAATCTAACTTGATGTATGGTGCAAATACGATGCTTTGGGTGTACACCTTGCCTTGCCAGTGTGGCAGTGGCCCACCGGTCTTTGACAGTAGAATTATTTTCTGATAAATCCCTGGATTTATTCTAATTACGCAGAAAAGCTTAGGTGGGACCAACCTGTCAGTGAAGAGTATGAAGAGAAAAATTGTATAATAATCTGAGAGGCAACATTATTTGAAACCGAGATCTTCTGGGCGCTCACGTGGAGAACTTTTTTCTTTTTGCGGGGTACGCTCACGTGGAGAACTACAGCGCCAGCTTCAACCAGATGCTACGTAGGAATAACTACTTCTTATATCCCTTTACTTAGAGCACGAGGCCATCAGCTACGATGCGCTATGCTACTGCAGCCCAGTTTACACCTTTGTTGAAAAAACATTGTAGATGCTATGTAAATTATGATACCCCTCGGAAAAAAATGTAAATTATTATCCAAGTAACAAAACAACTTTTAAATATTCGTGTGTTATAAATATTGTAAATACAAACAAAATAAGTTACTTTTAAAATTGTCCATGTATTATTTCCATATATTTATGAATAAAATAATTATTTGTAAAACTAAAATTCGAAAATATATTTAGTTATACAAACATTTCAATAACAATACGCACATTTTTATAGTTAAATTTCGTCACAATGAAGAATATTCATAATTTAAATTTTAAACTGTTAATATGGATATATAATCGGGTCTAATATTTAATTTAAATTATATAATTTTTTGAACATAAGTCATGAGTAAAATTTTATATACGTCTTAAATAAACATATTAAAATTTTGGATACACTAGACATATTTCTTTAATAAACATTTTAAACGCCCATATTAACTAAATATTTTTTTATAATTTACAGGTTTATTATTTTTATTTAATAATCACCGATTGTATGTATCATACAAATATTTGAACATAACTTTATTACCTACATTTTACAATTATCTTAAAGAAAATAGCGTGTGTAAAATGGCCGCAGTTTCTGCAGCCCGTCTAAGCTCTGCATGTGGCTTGGTTCAGTATATATCGTTACCCACCATAGTAGTAGATAGAGGATATCAATGGTGTAGTGCCATTAGCGGGTCGTTTGTTGATCCCGGGTTCGAGACCCGGCGGCCCCATTTTATTGTTATTTTGCTCATTTATGAGCAGTACACTAGTCATTTCATACGCGTGTTGTGACTCTATCTGCACGCTTGAGTCAAGTTAGATGACCACAAATTCGTATTTTTAAAGTTCTAGCACCAAACTAAACATCCAACGCAAGTTATATGACTCCCAACGATATTAGCTCAACATTTTTATATAAGAAATATCGGAACTGTGCTTCCCGGTTTCATGTTTCTTTGGTTTCCGgttttttcatgttttttttttcatttccaGTTCTTCTTAGGAATTTTTTCGAGGCAAATTAACATGTGCTCGTTTCAAAGATCTCGACGCGATTTTCTTTTCCAGCCAAACCCAACGCTGAAAGTGATTCGTGATTTGAACACACAGTACCTCTAACTAGTGATTTCATGACGTTGTTAGCTCCTAAGTTAATATCGTACACTCTTGTTCCAGGAAAAGAAAAACAGTTCTCCACGAGAAACAAATCTTTGAGTACCTCTCCGCCTAGCCTCTCCGCCCCACCGCCGGTGGCCACTCCGGCCCCGGCGTCCACGATCTCGTGCCTTCACCAGCGCCCTGTGACGATCCGGCCTCCTCTCACTCGCAATCTCCCAGATCAATTTTCTCCATATCCTTCCTCC contains:
- the LOC125534671 gene encoding hexokinase-4, chloroplastic is translated as MEGGTVVGYLGRAIIRDGPAKLEGCTGKVKERSAQRSNFYLCLKKATRELFSCHLPRFHPIIRRTDHSQHPPASLDMSAAVGSPYRAAPAAQHRRKGRAGAVTLRCSKVAAAAAAPILDDLRLQCATPLPLLRHVAGAMAAGMRAGLAVDGAGELKMIPSYVYSLPTGSETGLFYALDLGGTNFRVLRVQLGGKDGRVIDTESEQVSIPKEIMHGTTEELFDFIAARLSNFVAKEGGNFHLQEGWKREIGFTFSFPVKQTSIDSGILIKWTKGFAVSGTAGKDVVACLNAAMERQGLDMSVSALVNDTVGALAGAHYWDEDVMVAVILGTGTNACYIERTESIPKLQHLGLGTGNTIINTEWGAFSDGLPLTEFDRDMDAESINPGEQIFEKTISGMYLGEIVRRVLARMAQESDLFGHSFADKLTEPFVLRTPHLCAMQQDNSDDLGEVESILRDIIGVNQSSVAARRVIVEVSDCIVKRGGRLAGAGIAGILQKMENDSKGLILGRRTVVAMDGGLYENYPQYRSYMVEAMAELLGPQDMEHIVVEHTKDGSGIGAALLAAANSKYAAAQHSA